In Cellulomonas sp. Y8, the genomic stretch CATAGGCTCGGTCGCGTGAGAGCCATCCGCCGTTTCACCGTCCGCACCTCGCTGCCCGCCGAGCTCGCCGACCTGGACGAGCTCGCCCACAACCTGCGCTGGTCCTGGCACGCGCCGACCCGCGACCTGTTCGCCCGCATCGACCCCGCGCTGTGGGACGAGGTGCACGGGGACCCGGTCGCGCTGCTCGGCGCCCTGCGCCCGGAGCGGCTGGCCGAGCTGGCCGCCGACCCCGACGTCGTGGCCGCGGTGCGTGCCGCGACGGCGGACCTGCACGAGTACCTGGAGGCGCCGCGCTGGTACCAGCGCCGGCAGGCCTCCGACCCGTCGCTGCCCGCCGCGATCGGCTACTTCTCCCCGGAGTTCGGCATCACCGCCGTGCTGCCGCAGTACTCCGGCGGCCTCGGCATCCTGGCCGGCGACCACCTGAAGAGCGCGTCCGACCTGGGCGTGCCGGTGATCGGCGTCGGGCTGCTGTACGGCGCCGGCTACTTCAAGCAGTCGCTCACCCGGGACGGCTGGCAGCAGGAGACCTACCCCCTGCTCGACCCCGACGGCATGCCGCTCACCCTCGTCCGCGAGCACGACGGCACCCCCGCGGTCGTGTCCATCGCGCTGCCGGGCGACCGCACGCTGCACGCGCACGTCTGGACGGCGACCGTCGGCCGGGTGCCGCTGCTGCTGCTCGACTCCGACGTGCCCGAGAACGACGAGGCCGCCCGCAAGGTCACCGACCGGCTGTACGGCGGCGGCGGCGAGCACCGGCTGCAGCAGGAGCTGCTGCTCGGCGTGGGCGGCGTGCGCGCGCTGCGCGTGTGGTCCCGGCTGACCGGCGCACCGGAGCCGGAGGTCTACCACACCAACGAGGGCCACGCCGGGTTCCTCGGCGTGGAGCGGATCCGCGAGCTGGTGACCGGCGCGGGTCTCGGGTTCGACGAGGCGCTCGAGGCCGTCCGCGCGGCCACGGTGTTCACCACGCACACCCCCGTGCCCGCCGGCATCGACCGGTTCGAGGCCGGGCTGGTGCAGCAGTACTTCGGCGGGGCGAACGCCGCGGCGGGCGTCCCGGTGGAGCGCGTGCTCGCGCTCGGCGCCGAGGACTACCCGGGCGGCGACCCGACGATGTTCAACATGGCCGTCATGGGCCTGCGGCTCGGCGGGCGCGCCAACGGCGTCTCGCTGCTGCACGGCGAGGTCTCGCGCGGCATGTTCAACGGCCTGTGGCCGGGCTTCGACGACGTCGAGGTGCCGATCACCTCGGTGACCAACGGCGTGCACGCCCCGACCTGGGTCGACCGGCGGCTGTCCGACCTCGCGGCCGAGCGGCTGTCCGGCGAGGAGATCGCCGCGGGCGTCGGCTGGCTGCGCGCCGACGCGATCACCGACGAGGAGCTCTGGGGGATGCGCCGGACGCTGCGCGCGCAGCTCGTCGCGGACGCCCGCCGCCGGGTGCGGCACTCGTGGGCGCAGCGCGGCGCCAGCCCGGCCGAGCTCGGCTGGGTCGACGACGTGCTGTCGCCGGACGTGCTGACCATCGGGTTCGCGCGCCGGGTGCCGACCTACAAGCGGCTCACCCTCATGCTGCGCGACCCCGAGCGGCTCCGCGCCCTGCTCACGCACCCCGAGCGGCCCGTGCAGCTGGTCATCGCCGGCAAGTCGCACCCCGCCGACGACCAGGGCAAGCGGCTCATCCAGCAGCTCGTCCGGTTCGCCGACGACGCCGGGGTGCGGCACCGCATCGTGTTCCTGCCGAACTACGACATCGCGATGGCCCAGACCCTCTACCCGGGCTGCGACGTCTGGCTGAACAACCCGCTGCGCCCGCTCGAGGCCTGCGGCACCTCCGGCATGAAGGCGGCGCTCAACGGCGGGCTCAACCTGTCCATCCTCGACGGGTGGTGGGACGAGTGGTTCGACGGCGAGAACGGCTGGGCCATCCCGACCGCCGACGGCGTCGAGGACCCCGACCGGCGCGACGACCTCGAGGCCGCCGCGCTGTACGAGCTGATCGAGCACCAGGTGGCGCCGCGGTTCTACGACCGCGACGAGCGCGGGCTGCCCGGCCGCTGGCTCGAGATGGTGCGGCACACGCTGGCCACGCTCGGCCCGAAGGTCCAGGCCACCCGGATGGTCGCCGACTACGTCGAGCGGCTGTACGCGCCGGCGGCGGTCGCCGGCCGGGCGCTCGCGGGCGACTCGGCGTACGCCGGGGCGCGGGAGCTCGCCGCCTGGAAGGGTCGCGTGCGGTCCGGCTGGCAGCACGTGCGGGTCGACCACGTCGAGTCCGGCGGCGTCCGGGAGGTGCCGCAGGTCGGCGACACCCTGCACGTGAAGGCCTACGTCGCCCTCGGCGACCTCAAGCCCGAGGACGTCGAGGTGCAGGTCGTGCACGGGAAGGTCTCCGAGGCCGACGAGCTGCACGGCTTCACCGTCGACCCGCTGGCGCTCGCGGACACCTACGAGGGCGGCCGCTACGGGTTCGCCGGGGACCTGGTCCTCGACGCGTCCGGCCCGT encodes the following:
- the glgP gene encoding alpha-glucan family phosphorylase, translated to MRAIRRFTVRTSLPAELADLDELAHNLRWSWHAPTRDLFARIDPALWDEVHGDPVALLGALRPERLAELAADPDVVAAVRAATADLHEYLEAPRWYQRRQASDPSLPAAIGYFSPEFGITAVLPQYSGGLGILAGDHLKSASDLGVPVIGVGLLYGAGYFKQSLTRDGWQQETYPLLDPDGMPLTLVREHDGTPAVVSIALPGDRTLHAHVWTATVGRVPLLLLDSDVPENDEAARKVTDRLYGGGGEHRLQQELLLGVGGVRALRVWSRLTGAPEPEVYHTNEGHAGFLGVERIRELVTGAGLGFDEALEAVRAATVFTTHTPVPAGIDRFEAGLVQQYFGGANAAAGVPVERVLALGAEDYPGGDPTMFNMAVMGLRLGGRANGVSLLHGEVSRGMFNGLWPGFDDVEVPITSVTNGVHAPTWVDRRLSDLAAERLSGEEIAAGVGWLRADAITDEELWGMRRTLRAQLVADARRRVRHSWAQRGASPAELGWVDDVLSPDVLTIGFARRVPTYKRLTLMLRDPERLRALLTHPERPVQLVIAGKSHPADDQGKRLIQQLVRFADDAGVRHRIVFLPNYDIAMAQTLYPGCDVWLNNPLRPLEACGTSGMKAALNGGLNLSILDGWWDEWFDGENGWAIPTADGVEDPDRRDDLEAAALYELIEHQVAPRFYDRDERGLPGRWLEMVRHTLATLGPKVQATRMVADYVERLYAPAAVAGRALAGDSAYAGARELAAWKGRVRSGWQHVRVDHVESGGVREVPQVGDTLHVKAYVALGDLKPEDVEVQVVHGKVSEADELHGFTVDPLALADTYEGGRYGFAGDLVLDASGPFGYSVRVVPRHDGLASVAEVGLVANAG